TGCTGCCAGAACCGGGTCGCGGTTGTCGCCTTTGCGATCGTCACGGCCGTGTTCTCCGCCTACTGGGCAGCAACAAACGTCAGCATCAACACCTCGACGACCGACATGCTGGCGGACGATCTGCCCTTTCAGCAGCAGTTCGTCGCGCTGGATAAGGCTTTCCCGCAGGACTACCGGACGATTGTCGTCGTTGTCGACGGGACGACGCCAGAGCAGACGAACGATGCGGCAGCCCGCCTCGCCGACCGGCTTCGCCAACATCCCGATCTCATTCGCAGCGTCTTCTATCCACAAGGTGATCCGTTCTTCCAACGCAATGGCCTGTTGTTTCTCAACGTCGATGAACTCCAGAACCTTGGAAGTGCGCTCGCGGGCGCTCAGCCGCTCCTCTCCGCCCTGGCGGCCGATCCGAGCCTGCGCGGGTTGTCTTCGGTCCTTACCCTGGCACTCGACAACATCGAGCAGGCGGGAGGGGGCGGCGGTCTTCCGCAGGAATTCGAAACGGCATTGAACGCGATCGCCGGAGCGATCGACGGCACAGGCACCGGCACAGTGGAGCCATTCTCCTGGCAAGGAGCCGTCGGTGGCGGTGGTGATGCGCCACTCGCCACGCGGCGCCAACTCCTCCTGCTCGAGCCTGTGTTCGATTTTTCCTCTCTGCAGCCGGCCGCGCGCGCGGTCGATCTGATCCGCACGACGGTCCGCGACTTGGGCCTTGGCCCGGAGACCGGCGTGAACGTTCGCCTGACCGGTGAGCCGGTGCTCGTCGAAGAAGAACTCGGAACGGTCGAGGCAAGTGTCGGCATCGCCAATGTCCTATCGCTGATTGTCGTCGTCAGCGTGCTCGTCGTTGGCATGCGATCCCGGCGACTGGTCGAGGCGACGACGTTCTCACTGCTGGTCGGGCTCGCCTGGACGGCGTGTTTCGCGGTTGTCGCGGTCGGCGAGCTCAACTTGATCTCGGTGGCGTTCGCCGTCCTGTTTATCGGCTTTGGCGTCGATTTCGGCATCCACTTCTGCTTGCGCGCCAAGGAGTATCTCGATGTCGGGATCGCGCGCGGCCTTGCGCTCGAGGAAGCAGCCGTCGGTGTCGCCCCGGGCCTGACCTTGACGACGATCTCCGCATCCATCGGCTTCCTGTCGTTTTTACCGACGGCCTATCAGGGGCTGGTGGAACTCGGCATCATCTCGTCGGCGGGAATGGTCGTCGCCCTTCTCACCACCCTCAGCGTCCTTCCCGCATACTTGGCCCTGCGCGCTCCCCAAGGAGCACCTGGTCCGGCGGCCCGCCGCAACGGCGAGGCGATCGAGCGAACCCTTCAGCGTCGTGCCCGTCCCGTCCTTTATATCGCCCTGGGACTCGCGATCGTCTCAGCCATCGCCGTGCCATTCGCGCGGTTCGATGACTCCCCGCTGAATTTGCGCGATCCCCACGGCGCGGCGATGCGCACGCTGAACGATCTGCTGAAGGACAAGCAGTTCGATCCGTTCCGCGCGGCGGTGATGGCCAAGGACGCAAACGAGGCGGAGGAGATCGCAGCACGGCTGCGGCGTCTGCCCGAGGTGCGGCGCGTCGAGACGGCGAACGATCTCGTTCCGGCTCAGCAGGACGAGAAGCTGGCGATGCTGGGCGATCTCGCCTTGATGCTGGCGCCGGTTCTGGAGCCTTCCGGGCAGCCTGAGCCCGTGGGGGCGCAGGAGACGCGCGCGGCGCTGGCGCGATTGCAGGCGGCCGCCTCGGCGCGCGCGGAGCAAAGCGCCGGCGCGCGGCGGCTTGCCGACGCCCTTGCCCACTTCGATCCCAGCGAGGCCAATCTCGCTGCGCTGCAGACGGCGCTCCTCGCCAATTTTCCACAATTGATTTCCGAACTTCGCGAGAGCCTTGAAGCCCAACCCGTCAAGCTTGCCGATATTCCGAAGCCCCTGTTGGCGCGTCGACAGACAGACGACGGGCGAATTCTCGTCGAGGCATTTCCAGCTGAGGATCTGCGCGACGAGACCAATCGACGGCGCTTCGCTACCGCGGTCCAATCTGCGGTTCCGCAGGCGAGCGGCGAGGCCATTGCCGTGACCGAGGCCGGACGAGCGGTCGTCCGCTCCTTCTTCGAGTCCGGTGCAGTGACCTTTGCCTTGATCGGCCTGCTGTTGCTCGTCGTGCTGCGCAGCCTCAGGGACTCCCTGATCGTGATGGCGCCACTGGTCCTTGCCGGCCTGCTCACCGTCGCTACGACAGTGGCGATCGACGTGCCGTTCAATTTCGCCAACGTCATCGTGCTGCCGTTGCTGTTCGGCCTCGGAGTCTCCAGCGGCATCAATATGGTGGTTCGCGGGCGTCAGCAGGCTGGGCGTTCGTTGCTGGCGACGTCGACGCCACGCGCCGTGCTGTTCAGCGCGCTGACGACAATCAGCGCCTTCGGCGCGCTGGCGATCTCGCCGCACCCTGGCATGGCGAGCATGGGGCTCTTGCTGGGCGTCGCCTTGACTTATTCGACGGTTTGCACGCTGACGGTTCTTCCGGCGCTCCGCGTCGTCTTCTCCTCGGCGGAGGCGCCCGGCGCGCGGCGATCACCCCGGCGGCCGGTAGGCGGGCGGTGAACGCAAGCGGCGGTTATCCCGGCAGCGAAGAGATCAACGCCGGCGCGCGGCCGATTGCCGTCACCATCTTCGTCCTCGGGTTCGTCACCGCCGCCGTTTTGCTTCTGTTGCCCGGGAACGACCTGCCGACCACGAA
This genomic stretch from Rhodospirillales bacterium harbors:
- a CDS encoding MMPL family transporter, which codes for MIVRSRRSEKPWSRANVLFVRWLVAWVRFCCQNRVAVVAFAIVTAVFSAYWAATNVSINTSTTDMLADDLPFQQQFVALDKAFPQDYRTIVVVVDGTTPEQTNDAAARLADRLRQHPDLIRSVFYPQGDPFFQRNGLLFLNVDELQNLGSALAGAQPLLSALAADPSLRGLSSVLTLALDNIEQAGGGGGLPQEFETALNAIAGAIDGTGTGTVEPFSWQGAVGGGGDAPLATRRQLLLLEPVFDFSSLQPAARAVDLIRTTVRDLGLGPETGVNVRLTGEPVLVEEELGTVEASVGIANVLSLIVVVSVLVVGMRSRRLVEATTFSLLVGLAWTACFAVVAVGELNLISVAFAVLFIGFGVDFGIHFCLRAKEYLDVGIARGLALEEAAVGVAPGLTLTTISASIGFLSFLPTAYQGLVELGIISSAGMVVALLTTLSVLPAYLALRAPQGAPGPAARRNGEAIERTLQRRARPVLYIALGLAIVSAIAVPFARFDDSPLNLRDPHGAAMRTLNDLLKDKQFDPFRAAVMAKDANEAEEIAARLRRLPEVRRVETANDLVPAQQDEKLAMLGDLALMLAPVLEPSGQPEPVGAQETRAALARLQAAASARAEQSAGARRLADALAHFDPSEANLAALQTALLANFPQLISELRESLEAQPVKLADIPKPLLARRQTDDGRILVEAFPAEDLRDETNRRRFATAVQSAVPQASGEAIAVTEAGRAVVRSFFESGAVTFALIGLLLLVVLRSLRDSLIVMAPLVLAGLLTVATTVAIDVPFNFANVIVLPLLFGLGVSSGINMVVRGRQQAGRSLLATSTPRAVLFSALTTISAFGALAISPHPGMASMGLLLGVALTYSTVCTLTVLPALRVVFSSAEAPGARRSPRRPVGGR